In Arachis hypogaea cultivar Tifrunner chromosome 17, arahy.Tifrunner.gnm2.J5K5, whole genome shotgun sequence, a single window of DNA contains:
- the LOC112763750 gene encoding uncharacterized protein — MDITKAGVARKLQLEELECLRMEAYENDRIYKENTKAFHDHHIRRKDFQEGDEVLLYNLRLRFMPGKLRSRWEGPFKVKEVKLYGVVELFDPQSEAAFKVNGHRVKKYYGYKSPREVEVLLLEDAPQGEEA, encoded by the coding sequence ATGGATATCACCAAGGCGGGTGTAGCCCGGAAATTGCAACTGGAGGAGCTTGAATGTCTTAGGATGGAGGCATATGAGAATGATCGGATTTACAAGGAAAATACTAAGGCATTTCATGATCACCATATTCGGAGgaaggattttcaagaaggtgaCGAAGTTCTCCTCTACAACTTGAGGCTTAGATTCATGCCTGGAAAGCTCCGTTCAagatgggaaggacccttcaaAGTGAAGGAGGTAAAGCTCTATGGTGTGGTAGAATTGTTTGACCCTCAAAGTGAGGCAGCCTTCAAGGTGAATGgccatagagtgaagaagtactaTGGCTACAAATCACCAAGGGAAGTGGAGGTGCTCCTACTTGAGGATGCACCACAAGGAGAGGAAGCTTAG
- the LOC140180711 gene encoding uncharacterized protein has product MDESIPIPFPSMIKKAKKTPEFDLNMLQVFKKIEVTIPLLDAIQQILKYAKFLKDLCTHKDRIGELKTLSLGSSISALMKPIPEKFGDPGPCLVSCRIGGVIFHDYMCDLGACVSIMPFSIFARLNLAPLKRSAAKFALADKSVITVMGIAKDVLVAIKDLVFSVDFYILEMPPTDNRSSSSVLLVEVQSEDHNKLCYPIVEEKDDREGEQGKVVENEPHKLGEKEPQLEVKSELKPLSSHLKYAFLGDNQKFSVIIASELSSQEEEKLLEVLRKHKKAISWSLVDIVGIDPHMCMHRIFLQEGARPVRQPQRRFYPTILDVMKKEVTRLLEAGIIYLISDSEWVNPVQVVPKKSGITAVKKEDGEVVTTRVQNT; this is encoded by the exons ATGGATGaatccattcctatcccatttccttCCATGATAAAGAAAGCCAAGAAAACTCCGgagtttgatttgaacatgcttcaagtattCAAGAAAATTGAGGTAACTATCCCACTCCTTGATGCCATTCAACAAATTctaaagtatgcaaaatttttaaaGGACTTGTGCACACACAAAGATAGGATTGGTGAGTTGAAAACATTGTCATTGGGTAGTTCCATTTCTGCATTGATGAAGCCTATTCCAGAAAAGTttggtgaccctggaccttgtttggtgtcttgtcgTATTGGTGGAGTCATTTTTCATGACtatatgtgtgatttaggggCTTGCGTGAGCATCATGCCATTTTCAATATTTGCAAGGTTGAACTTAGCTCCATTGAAAAGGTCGGCCGCCAAATTTGCCTTGGCCGACAAGAGTGTGATTACCGTGATGGGGATAGCcaaagatgtacttgtggcaatcaAGGACTTGGTATTTTCGGTTGATTTCTATATCCTTGAAATGCCACCAACGGATAATAGAAGTTcttcctccgttctacttg TGGAGGTGCAAAGCGAAGATCACAACAAGCTGTGCTACCCCATTGTTGAGGAGAAGGATGATCGTGAGGGTGAACAAGggaaagttgttgagaatgaaccCCATAAGCTTGGTGAGAAAGAACCTCAACTTGAGGTAAAAAGTGAATTGAAGCCTCTCTcctctcatttgaagtatgcctTCCTTGGAGACAATCAAAAGTtttcggtcattattgctagtgagctctctAGCCAAGAAGAGGAGAAGCTCCTAGAGGTCCtaaggaagcacaagaaagcaatcaGTTGGAGCTTGGTCGACATTGTGGGAATTGACCCACATATGTGCATGCATCGTATCTTCCTCCAAGAAGGAGCTCGGCCGGTTagacaaccccaaagaagattctACCCCACTATCCTTGATGTGATGAAAAAGGAAGTCACAAGGCTACTTGAGGCGGGTATCATATACCTGATTTCTGATAGTGAATGGGTGAATCCGGTCCAAGTTGTCCCAAAGAAATCAGGCATCACAGCTGTTAAGAAGGAagatggtgaagtggtcaccacaAGAGTGCAAAATACTTAG